From one Lolium rigidum isolate FL_2022 chromosome 4, APGP_CSIRO_Lrig_0.1, whole genome shotgun sequence genomic stretch:
- the LOC124705397 gene encoding G-type lectin S-receptor-like serine/threonine-protein kinase At2g19130 — protein MFSWRARGDPAPGMYALQLDPSGAPQYVLVANGTREYWLTGNWTGKFFTGAPEVAASSGSSGYSFEFVDNDEESYFTYNFAVNTTVYRFVMDVSGQVKGWFWVEATQGWNLVYAEPKARCAVPRGCGAFGICSDGTATACDCARGFRPRSPANWGSGDYIDGCVRDAQLQCAKNSSGSVGTATGLKKEDQDKFLRMDGMRFPDDGRVVGAASTGDCQSACLGDCTCSAYAYNTSCFLWHGDLQTLQAGIGDDQAGAGSLYLRLAASEIPGARSHKWRNIKIAAAALGIACFVVAASILLVHTTRKRRTARVNGLAVGDGCVSYKYSDLQYLTKNFTDKIGAGAFGSVFKGQFSDSTVVAVKKLEGLRQGEKQFRAEVSTLGTIQHVNLIRMLGFCSDGGADRKLLVYEYMPNGSLDRHLFNKTFYVLSWQVRYQVGIGVAKGLAYLHERCRDCIIHCDVKPENILLDAAFAPKVADFGLAKLVGRDFSRVITTMRGTIGYLAPEWISGEAITAKADVFSYGMMLFEIVSGRRNLEQGERQFVASSLACATSTEEQATTTTTAFFPLLVARRLAEEGDMMALLDPELEGDASADEMRRLCKIACWCIQRDVDARPTMAEVVQVLEGLTDIEMPPVPQYLEVLAGQAIQESVYHSTDQH, from the coding sequence ATGTTCTCGTGGAGGGCGCGCGGCGACCCCGCGCCGGGGATGTACGCCCTCCAGCTCGACCCGTCCGGGGCGCCGCAGTACGTGCTGGTGGCCAACGGCACCCGAGAGTACTGGCTTACTGGCAACTGGACGGGCAAGTTCTTCACCGGCGCCCCGGAGGTCGCAGCGTCGAGCGGCAGCTCAGGGTACAGCTTCGAGTTCGTGGACAACGACGAGGAGAGCTACTTCACGTACAACTTCGCCGTCAACACGACGGTGTACCGGTTCGTGATGGACGTGTCGGGGCAGGTGAAGGGGTGGTTCTGGGTGGAGGCCACGCAGGGGTGGAACCTGGTGTACGCCGAGCCCAAGGCACGGTGCGCCGTGCCCCGCGGCTGCGGCGCGTTCGGCATCTGCAGCGACGGCACGGCCACGGCGTGCGACTGTGCCCGGGGCTTCCGCCCGCGGAGTCCAGCCAACTGGGGCTCCGGCGACTACATCGACGGCTGCGTGCGTGACGCCCAGCTGCAGTGCGCCAAGAACAGCAGCGGCAGCGTCGGCACTGCTACCGGCTTGAAGAAGGAAGACCAGGACAAGTTCCTCCGCATGGATGGCATGAGGTTCCCGGATGACGGTCGAGTAGTGGGCGCGGCGAGCACCGGCGACTGCCAGAGCGCGTGCCTTGGGGACTGCACGTGCTCCGCTTACGCGTACAACACCAGCTGCTTCCTGTGGCATGGAGACCTGCAAACTTTGCAGGCCGGTATCGGCGATGACCAGGCCGGCGCGGGAAGCCTCTACCTCCGGCTGGCCGCGTCGGAGATCCCAGGCGCGAGAAGCCACAAGTGGCGGAACATCAAGATCGCCGCCGCTGCACTCGGCATCGCCTGCTTCGTGGTCGCCGCCTCCATTCTTCTAGTTCATACGACAAGGAAGAGAAGAACAGCGAGAGTTAACGGTCTCGCCGTCGGCGATGGCTGTGTGAGCTACAAGTACAGTGACCTGCAGTACCTGACCAAGAACTTCACTGACAAGATCGGTGCCGGCGCCTTCGGGTCGGTGTTCAAGGGTCAGTTCTCCGACAGCACCGTGGTGGCCGTCAAGAAGCTGGAGGGGCTCCGGCAAGGCGAGAAGCAGTTCCGCGCGGAGGTGAGCACGCTGGGCACCATCCAGCACGTCAACCTGATCCGCATGCTCGGGTTCTGCTCTGACGGCGGCGCCGACCGGAAGCTGCTGGTGTACGAGTACATGCCCAACGGCTCGCTCGACCGCCACCTGTTCAACAAGACGTTCTACGTCCTGAGCTGGCAGGTGCGGTACCAGGTTGGGATCGGCGTCGCCAAGGGGCTCGCCTACCTTCACGAGAGGTGCCGGGACTGCATCATCCACTGCGACGTGAAGCCGGAGAACATCCTCCTCGACGCCGCCTTCGCGCCCAAGGTGGCGGACTTCGGGCTCGCCAAGCTCGTCGGCCGGGACTTCAGCCGGGTGATCACCACCATGCGGGGGACCATCGGGTACCTGGCGCCGGAGTGGATCAGCGGCGAGGCGATCACGGCCAAGGCCGACGTGTTCAGCTACGGGATGATGCTCTTCGAGATCGTGTCCGGGAGGAGGAACCTCGAGCAAGGGGAGAGGCAGTTCGTGGCGTCGTCGTTGGCATGCGCGACAAGCACGGAGGAGCAAGCtacaacgacgacgacggcgttCTTCCCGTTGCTGGTCGCGCGGAGGCTGGCGGAGGAGGGGGACATGATGGCGCTGCTGGATCCCGAGCTGGAAGGGGACGCCAGCGCCGACGAGATGAGGAGGTTGTGCAAGATCGCCTGCTGGTGCATCCAGCGCGACGTCGACGCTCGGCCGACGATGGCGGAGGTGGTGCAGGTGCTAGAGGGGTTGACGGACATCGAGATGCCACCGGTGCCACAATACCTTGAAGTGCTAGCGGGACAAGCGATACAAGAGTCGGTCTACCATAGCACGGATCAGCATTAA